A genomic stretch from Aedes albopictus strain Foshan chromosome 2, AalbF5, whole genome shotgun sequence includes:
- the LOC109414272 gene encoding mucin-2-like codes for MADIARLLVQLGHVEDEVRKVKKNICVDGVLQPSLARRMLYEGELQCHYKEYRRVCFELLSTLPPERHDELDKDAAHFEEMYKDACVLVEKLFYSFPSTGDMHQNDRTSSSCFTATTVSRCHTPPIRSRSMNSTTEHPVPILAETETPRTSFPNRIKVSTIVADSFQYEKPLHDEDSTKNMNPPTSQKDSRVGNEPNEFVDSKTEDSKTITIPMPTGLGPVLMPFRPPPGFHPTPKRNPMPTGMPPVSQCPTGASPVPQPLQSATGSQPVSQPLRPTTGSLPVFHPLQCKTDSLPTSQQSRCVTGSCPVLQIPYVTESFPTSKLPTPMTGLPPVQEQYPCADEPNPKRPDVAGIPPVLKPFLSTVEISPVTTPALMPIGASPVKKSAITSVDARSATKPTMMSAGPTPVAKPISPSAGASPVGSSAPMVVGFHPMVKPTPMSIGTSPVGSSAQRSTGTNPVVMPIPMSTGTNSVGSSDLRFTDANSVIKSALIAVGTLPMVKPTPMSAGGSPVGNSAQRSIGTSPVVTPIPMFTGTNPVGNSALRFTDARSVINYDQRSIGTSPVIKPTLRSAGALSVVNSAPMSVGTFPAVKPTLPPIEANPPPKSTGTSPVVKPTVISTGAKPEAKPFNDSAGLCPVAKPSPKPNDLRSVTQSNPTSSSTVAVNPPAPTMKINETNRTKKRTPPIAGTRPARNRVQSRTHQVQTPKTSEIRPATSCALMPSGIRPITRTSTRKQWIVVALKFGQPPLDPPPVNATGVFEQLHSDTRPRKPPDVPPKQIRPSEAIVERVSRTRPPKDPIKRLVSILPPILAGEYVRANAKW; via the coding sequence ATGGCCGATATTGCACGACTGCTTGTCCAACTTGGCCACGTTGAGGACGAAGTGAGAAAAGTGAAGAAGAACATTTGTGTAGATGGTGTTCTTCAGCCGAGTTTGGCACGAAGAATGCTGTACGAAGGAGAACTCCAGTGCCACTACAAGGAGTATCGACGAGTGTGTTTCGAGCTGTTGTCAACACTTCCACCCGAGAGGCACGATGAGCTCGACAAGGATGCCGCGCATTTTGAGGAGATGTACAAGGATGCATGTGTACTGGTGGAAAAGTTGTTCTATTCCTTCCCGTCTACCGGTGACATGCATCAAAACGACAGAACGTCATCCAGCTGCTTCACTGCGACGACTGTGTCACGCTGCCATACCCCTCCGATCCGAAGCCGATCAATGAATTCAACGACGGAACACCCCGTTccgattctcgctgagaccgaaaCGCCACGCACATCATTTCCAAACAGAATCAAGGTGAGTACGATTGTTGCCGACTCATTCCAGTACGAGAAGCCGCTACACGATGAAGATTCCACGAAGAACATGAATCCTCCGACGAGCCAGAAGGATTCACGTGTCGGCAACGAGCCGAACGAGTTTGTCGATAGCAAGACCGAAGACTCGAAGACGATAACGATCCCGATGCCAACCGGACTCGGTCCGGTACTGATGCCGTTTCGCCCACCTCCTGGATTCCATCCGACGCCTAAGCGGAACCCGATGCCAACCGGAATGCCTCCGGTGTCCCAGTGCCCAACCGGTGCCTCTCCGGTACCACAGCCGCTTCAGAGTGCGACCGGTTCTCAACCGGTATCCCAGCCGCTTCGACCCACGACCGGTTCCCTACCGGTATTTCATCCGCTCCAATGCAAGACCGATTCTCTTCCGACATCGCAGCAGTCCCGATGCGTGACCGGATCTTGTCCGGTGCTCCAGATCCCGTACGTGACCGAATCCTTTCCGACGTCGAAGCTTCCAACCCCGATGACCGGATTGCCTCCGGTGCAAGAGCAATACCCGTGTGCTGACGAACCAAATCCGAAGCGACCCGATGTagccggaattcctccggtgttGAAGCCATTCCTGTCGACTGTCGAAATTTCGCCGGTGACCACGCCGGCCCTGATGCCCATCGGTGCCAGCCCGGTGAAGAAGTCAGCCATTACGTCCGTCGATGCTCGTTCGGCGACCAAGCCGACCATGATGTCCGCCGGCcccactccggtggccaaaccGATCTCGCCGTCCGCTGGAGCCAGTCCAGTGGGCAGTTCCGCCCCGATGGTCGTCGGTTTTCATCCGATGGTCAAGCCGACCCCGATGTCTATTGGAACCAGTCCAGTAGGCAGTTCCGCCCAGAGGTCCACCGGTACTAATCCGGTGGTCATGCCGATCCCGATGTCCACTGGAACCAATTCAGTGGGCAGCTCCGACCTGAGGTTCACCGATGCCAATTCGGTGATCAAGTCCGCCCTGATAGCCGTCGGTACCCTTCCGATGGTCAAGCCAACGCCGATGTCCGCTGGAGGCAGTCCAGTGGGCAATTCCGCCCAGAGGTCCATCGGTACCAGTCCGGTGGTCACGCCGATCCCGATGTTCACTGGAACCAATCCAGTGGGCAACTCCGCCCTGAGGTTCACCGACGCTCGTTCGGTGATCAATTACGACCAGAGGTCCATCGGTACCAGTCCGGTGATCAAGCCAACCCTGAGGTCCGCCGGTGCCCTTTCGGTGGTCAATTCCGCCCCGATGTCTGTCGGTACCTTTCCGGCAGTCAAACCGACCTTGCCGCCCATCGAAGCCAATCCGCCTCCAAAGTCCACTGGAACGAGTCCAGTGGTGAAGCCGACCGTGATATCCACCGGAGCCAAACCGGAAGCCAAACCCTTCAACGACTCAGCCGGTCTCTGTCCGGTAGCCAAGCCATCCCCGAAGCCCAACGATCTCCGTTCGGTGACCCAGTCAAACCCGACGTCATCCAGCACTGTTGCAGTGAACCCGCCAGCCCCAACAATGAAGATCAACGAGACAAATCGAACGAAGAAGCGAACCCCACCGATAGCCGGAACCCGTCCGGCACGCAATCGAGTCCAGAGCAGGACACATCAAGTGCAAACCCCGAAGACTTCAGAAATCCGCCCGGCAACAAGTTGTGCCCTCATGCCCTCTGGAATCCGTCCGATCACGAGAACATCAACGAGGAAGCAGTGGATCGTGGTGGCCCTGAAGTTCGGTCAACCACCACTGGATCCGCCACCGGTCAACGCGACTGGTGTTTTCGAACAGCTTCATTCCGACACGCGGCCGAGGAAACCACCAGATGTACCTCCGAAGCAAATTCGACCCAGTGAAGCCATCGTGGAGCGTGTGTCCCGAACGCGTCCACCCAAAGACCCGATCAAGAGGCTGGTCAGCATTCTCCCACCTATTCTGGCCGGGGAGTATGTTCGCGCCAACGCGAAGTGGTAA